Proteins from one Hemicordylus capensis ecotype Gifberg chromosome 7, rHemCap1.1.pri, whole genome shotgun sequence genomic window:
- the LOC128332805 gene encoding trypsin-like, which yields MTALEVAALVLLLASSVAAQIGTRIIGGFTCLRSSQPWQVAIYDSNRFYCSGSLLNRDWVVTAAHCKMPGYTYLRLGEHNMMLNEGTEQQKRAIRLIAHPNYDPVSKDNDIMLIKLSSSVAINDNVQPINLASQCVAPGTRCLVSGWGTTSSPRPTIPDELQCAYLNIIPQRECEEAYPDAITENMLCAGRREGGVDSCQGDSGGPLICNEELQGIVSWGPEVCGQPLKPGIYTKVCNYTGWINSTMQRM from the exons ATGACAGCCCTGGAGGTGGCAGCGCTGGTGTTgctcctggcatcttcag TGGCAGCGCAGATAGGGACACGGATCATTGGAGGATTCACCTGCTTGAGAAGCTCCCAACCTTGGCAAGTGGCCATCTACGATTCGAACCGGTTCTATTGTAGCGGGTCCCTGCTGAACAGAGACTGGGTGGTGACTGCAGCACATTGCAAGATGCCAGG CTACACCTACCTGCGCCTGGGGGAGCACAACATGATGCTTAACGAGGGTACCGAACAGCAGAAAAGGGCCATCCGGCTCATTGCCCACCCGAACTACGATCCGGTCAGCAAGGACAACGACATCATGCTGATCAAGCTCTCCTCTTCGGTGGCCATCAATGACAACGTCCAGCCCATCAATCTGGCCTCTCAGTGTGTCGCTCCTGGGACCCGGTGCCTCGTGTCAGGCTGGGGCACGACTTCCAGCCCTAGAC CAACTATCCCTGATGAACTTCAGTGTGCTTACCTGAACATCATCCCTCAGAGAGAATGTGAGGAAGCATATCCTGATGCCATCACTGAGAACATGTTGTGTGCGGGTCGGAGAGAAGGAGGTGTGGACTCCTGTCAG GGTGACTCTGGGGGACCACTCATCTGCAATGAAGAACTTCAGGGTATTGTGTCTTGGGGGCCAGAGGTGTGTGGCCAGCCTCTAAAGCCTGGCATCTATACCAAGGTTTGCAACTACACTGGCTGGATCAATTCGACCATGCAGCGCATGTGA